The following nucleotide sequence is from Pseudoalteromonas xiamenensis.
TTGCCACCATCAAGATACCTTTGTCGAAAAACTCCTGCTCAGTAATAGCCACTGCAGCGTTTTCTTGCTTCTCGAAGGCGGTTTCCGCAGTTTCTGCGCGCCAAGCAAGAAGTTTTGCATCACCTTCAGCCCAATCGGCCATCATACCTTCAGAAAAATCACCGCTGATGATGTCATCCATGTGTTTGTTATACAAAGGACGCATAATTCCCTTAAGTTCTTCACTTAAGTCAAAAGCTTTAATTTTGGAAGGGTTGTCTAGACGGTCTAACATGTGGGTAATCCCACCATGCTTCAGTGCTTCGGTGATCACTTCCCAGCCATATTGAATAAACTTTGACGCGTAACCTGCATCAATGCCTTCTTCAACCATTTTGTCAAAACAAAGAATAGAACCGGTTTGTAACATACCACATAGAATGGTTTGCTCGCCCATCAAGTCAGATTTAACTTCCGCGATAAAAGACGACTTAAGTACCCCTGCGCGATGGCCACCAGTGCCTGCGGCATACGCTTTAGCTTGTTCAAGTCCTTTACCTTCTGGGTCGTTTTCAGGGTGAACCGCAATAAGCGTAGGTACGCCAAAACCACGTTTGTATTCTTCACGTACTTCGGTACCTGGACACTTAGGCGCAACCATAATTACGGTAAGATCAGGACGCACTTGCATGCCTTCTTCAACAATGTTGAAGCCATGAGAATAGGCAAGCGTTGCACCTTGTTTCATCAGTGGCATGATAGCGCTCACCACCGAAGTATGTTGCTTGTCTGGTGTTAGATTAAGGACAAGATCCGCCGATGGAATGAGTTCTTCATACGTTCCAACAGTAAAGCCATTGTCAGAAGCATTAAGATAAGATTGACGCTTTTCATCAATCGCTGATTGACGTAGTGCATAGCTTACATCTAAACCTGAATCACGCAGGTTCAGGCCTTGGTTAAGGCCCTGAGCGCCACAACCCACAATCACAAGTTTTTTACCAAGCAACGCCTCTACGCCGTTATTAAATTCTTGTGGGTCCATAAATTCGCACTGCTGCAATTGCGCTAACTGTTCGCGCAAAGGTAGAGAATTAAAGTAGTTCGCCATGTTAGATCCTATTTCACAAAAGAAGAATTTGAACGACTCTGAGCATATAAGTCTTCTTTTCTTACGTAAAATGATATATTTAAAATATAATATTTCATTTTATGAAACATAACGATGGACCATAAGCATTTACAGAACTTCCTAGTGTTAGCTGAAACCCTTCACTTTGGCCGAGCGAGTGAGCGTTGTTTTGTCAGTGCGCCAACATTGAGTCGACAGATAAAACAGCTCGAAGAAGAAGTGGGCGGGGCGCTTTTTTATCGTGATAACCGAAGCGTGAAACTTACCGCTATGGGTAAAGCATTTGTTGGCTATGCAAAATCGACGCTGTCAAACTGGCAACACTTTAAGAATGAATGTTTAGACGAGTCAGCTCCTTTGACTGGTAAGCTTCATTTATTCTGCTCGGTAACGGCGACCTATAGTTTCGTTTATGAACTCGTGTCTAAATTTAGAGCTAAACACACTGAAGTCGAGTTACATTTAACAACAGGCGACCCGGCACAATCGATAACACGAGTTCAAGAGGACAAGACTGACATCGCGGTGGCGGTTAAGCCAGCCACATTAGCCGAAAATTTAAGTTTTCAAAGGCTAGGTCGCTCTCCACTTAGGCTAATAGCACCAAAGGTGAGTTGTCCTGTACAACAACGACTTGAGGAAGGTGCGCCGGTCAATGAATTAGCATTTATTGTTTCCGAACAAGGTGTGCTTAAAACTCGGTTCGAGGCATGGGCTAAAAAGCGCCAATTTGTTCCCACTGTTTACGCGTACGTTGCCGGTCATGAAGCGTTAGTGTCACTCGTCAGTCTGGGATTTGGACTGGCCGTTGTGCCAGAGGTTGTGTTGGAGCAGAAGCCCATTTAAAGAGAAAGTTAGCATTTTGCCGGTTAAGGATTTAGGACACATTGATATCGGCTTGGTTGCCCAGAAGCGTCGAGTGAACGAGTCCATTGTGTCGGCTTTTTGGTCCTGCAGCGAGGAAATATTTGGTTCATAAAGCCAGTATTCAGTCAACGAAAGTACACTGAGTTGAAAATAATTCAAATGAGTGTGCGTTATGACTAAAATTTTGTTTAATGAAAACAACACTGATGTGTTTAATCAATACAGCGCGTATCTAGCACGTTATGGGTTTGAAACATCTCAGCTTGTGGACCTGCAAGATTGGCAGCAATATTCCAACGCATCAATTGTAATCATCGACGGTGAAATTAAAGATCTCACTAAATGTTTGCCAGAAATACGTGGCCATTACCAAGGCGGGATCGTCGTTTCGACAAAAGAAAGTGACGATGCAACGCAAATAATAAGTTTAGAGCTGGGTGCCGATGATGTTGTCGCTCGCAGTGCTAAACCTCGTATGGTGGCTGCAAAATTGAACGCACTCTTACGACGCATCAAATCTTCTGAAACAACCTTTGATTCAGGCAATGAAACTATTCAGATCGGTGGTTTAGTTGTCAATAAAATAAGCCGCAAAATAGAGCTAAATGGACTGCGAGTAGAACTTCACCAGTCACGAATTTGAATTGCTTGTGATGCTTGCTCTAAACGCGGGTCGCGTCGTTGATAGAAACACACTGTTTGAACAGATCTTAGGTCGTCCATATGATGGACTTGGCCGCAGTATTGACGTGCGAGTGTCGAAGCTTCGCAAAAAATTAGGGGACAATGAAACCAGTCCTGAAATGATAAAAACGGTTTGGAAACAAGGCTATTGTCTGATCCCAGATGCCTTCTAGTTGTCGATATTATTCAACTGCAAAAGGAACAACGTTCAAGTAGTTCCTTTCCTCTTTCTGACTACCTCTCATTGTTGTGCAAAAGTCCCTTTCAATCCTTAAAAGAATAAATGGGAAGTAAAGTACGCTATGCTTTGCTCGCAAACATTTCGAATCGTATCTCGCGTAATTTTTACAATTTTTAACGATTTCGAATAAAGAGATAAAGCTTATGCATGAACATGCAGACAAGGATTTGGATTTGGATTTGGATTTGGATTTGGAGGAAATAGGCTGGCGACGGGCATTGCCAGCCTATAAAGGGAGAGTAGGCTCCCAATTTTAAAAACTAGTGAACTGGATAACGTGCTTTGCGATGAAAACCAAGTTCATTTAACGTTGTAAGAATCGCAGGATCATCCAATCTTTCTGGTGTATCAGCGTCTCTTAAAAAGTGGTCTTTCGGTACCGCATGCAAGTCGAGCATTTTGTGGAATAACACGTTGCGTATGTCTAGCGCTGTCATTCCATTATCCTGAAGAAGGTCTAGCTGCTTTTGAATATCCGTGAACGGACTTGCTTTTACATCATCTACAACTGCGGTCAATGATAAAGTTGATTTACTTTTAAACATTGCTGCCCCCTTACATGTGAATTCGACTGAATACGTAGGAATGAGTTCCGATAAGAAGAAAATTGATTTCTGTTTTAAAAATCGAGACTTACATGCCTTCAATAAGTTTAGTTTACTCTGTTTAGTCTGAGAATTGCCAATTTCGATGTAAAGGTTTGTAAATCAACTTGCAATCATTTTCTGTTTTAGAAACGCTGATTTTTTAAACGGTTAAATGTAACGTGTTGAGTGTGAAATGAAAATTGTTCTCAGTACCCATCGCGGGTCTGAGAACAATTGTTTACGTTAACTAAAAAGTTTTTGTTTAACGTGTTCGGCGAAACCACTACCTGCCTCTAGGTAGAAGTTGTAAGTCGAATCAACACCCAAATCTTCAAGTTCCTTTTGTTGATCTGGATAGTTTGCAATAGCGGTTACTTGTCCCCCAAACCCAGAGGCTTTGAGCTGTTCTAGGGCAAACAAGTTCTGGTTATGTTTAGGCATAGCCAACATGACCATTTCAACACTGGAGTGATTAATTCGTTGCCAAAAGTCAGGGTCGGTTGCATCGGCAACAATTACTCTACGCCCGCGCTCGGTATGTTTACTTACAACTTCTGCACTAATGTCTACGCCAGTTATCAGGCCAGGATGACTTTGTTCTATGGTTTCATACGCCCCTGTACCCACACGACCCATACCGAAAATCAGTACCTTTGCTTTTGGTAAACTGACGTTCATTTCTTCTTCTAATCGAGTGTCTGACTCAAACTTAAGTAACCAGTTTTCAATTTTGACGTATATATCGTTGGAACGTTTGTTAAGCGGAGAAGCAATGATAAAGGTGATGGACACGGCGATTGCAACGACGGCAAGCCACTCGCTTGTAATCAGATTTCCAGTTGCCGCAACGGCACACACAATGAGTCCGAACTCAGAGTAATTCGCAAGCGAAAATGAACTGAGTAGCGACGTACGTGCACGAAGATTAAAGATATTCATGAAGCCATAATAAATCGCGACTTTGATTGGTAATACAAGGACTAACAACACGGCTACCATCAGCGCTTCCCAACTCATGTGGGCGTTCAAGCCAATGTTTAAGAAAAACCCAACAAGTAAAATGTCTTTCACATTGAGTAAAGATTTTGAGAGTTCACCCGCTTTCTTATGTGGCGCGAAAATCATACCAATGATGAGCGCGCCTAAATCACCTTTGAGTCCGGCAAATTCGAATGCATGGTAGCCAAGTACAAGCGCAAAGAAAAAGCCGAAAAGCGGAAGCAATTCACCGTGCTTAGAGCGATTTAAGATCCAAAACATGACTGGGCGTACGAGCGGCAATCCAATCAAAAGCGCGAGTGCCCAAATATTAGGAGTTTTACCGGTGCTTACCGCAAGGAAAATCACCGCAAAAATATCCTGCATAACAAGAATGCCGATTGCGATTTTGCCATGGAAACTATTCATTTCACCGCGTTCTTCTAAAACCTTTACGGCAAAAACGGTGCTAGAAAAACTAAATGCGAATCCGATTAACGCAGCACTTTGCCAGCTCAACTCAGTAAACAAAGGCAAACTCAACGATGCGAGCATTAAGCTTAGGCTCGTGAACAGGAAGGTACTCACGATAATGTGCAATGTCGCAGGTGCCCAGACCTGTAATTTGGTCAAGGTACCAACTTTCAATTTGAGGCCGATACTGAATAACAGTAACGTGACACCAAGATCAGCGAGTTGTGACAGCAACGGGGTTGAGCTATACCCTAAGCCGTTTAATAAAAAACCTGCGATAAGAAACCCGATGAGAGGGGGTAATTTCAGCTGGTAAACCGAGAAGCCGCAGAGGAACGCGACAGCGAAGAACAAGAGTTCCATAAGCCTTCCAAAGTAAATATTCCTGTGGTCAGTGTATCAAAACTATTTGATATATAAATTATATTCTCGTCTTAATTGATGAGCATTTGTTCAGAATGTTTACTTTGATGTAACGAACAGCAAATTTTCGCTGACAAGCCAGAAAAAATGTGGTTAAGATGCAGTGAAAGGAACATTCTCGATAGGAGAGACGATGTTTAGAAAAGTACTCGCATCAGTTGGTATCGGTGCGGCGAAAGTAGATACGATATTAGAAACGGAACATTTACACCCAGGTCAAAAGTTTCAAGCGAAAATCCACATCATTGGTGGAAACGTAGCGCAAGATATTTCCGGTCTACAGTTAGCCCTGATGACAAAAGTGAAAGTAGAGGGCGATGATGGCAGTTATTTTATAAACCACGTCATTGACAAATGGCGCATTGCAGAACAATTTACGATTGCACCCGGTGAAACGAAAATTGTCCCATTCGAAGCTCGCTTACACTCAGAAACGTCTATTACTGAATTACCCACGGGTTTTAACCAAACGCATGTATGGTTAGAAACCGGACTTGATATTGATTTGGCAATGGACCCATCAGATAGAGACTACCTTCATATTTATCCAAATGATGCGGTCAAAACGTGTTTAATGGCAATGGAGAAGTTGGGTTTTGCCTTGGTAAAAGCCGACGTTGAAAAAGGTTTTCTTAACGCGAGTAATTTCCACTCTGTCTCAGGTTGTTATCAAGAGCTTGAGTTTAGGCCTCAAACGCGCTCAATGTTTGGGATCCAAGAAGTGGAATTGTCATTTATTCCCGAAACACATCAAACCCATGTTCTGATTGAACTGGATAGAGCATTTCGTGGCGACGGTTATGTTGATCTCACCATAGAACATGATCAGGTCAATTTGTCGCAGTTATGCGACCAGCTGGAACGGCTATTCGCCTAGTATCTTCAAGCCCAGCATCCGCTGGGCTTTTTCTTGGAGTAGACATGCAAACTATAATAACGAAATCCTTTTGTGAACTATCACTAGATGAACTTTATGAAGTGTTAAAGCTGCGTGTGGATGTTTTCGTCGTGGAACAAAACTGCCCGTATCCGGAGCTCGACTCGGTAGATAGAGAGACGGAAACTCAACACGTGATGATATGGGAAAACAGCAAGCTTAGTGCATATGCGCGCTGCTATCGCAAAAAAGACAATACCTTCGCTATTGGCCGAGTTGTCGTTGATGTCGAGGCTCGCGGAAGAGGGTTAGCTCAGAAGATCATGGATGAGGCGTTGTCTGTGTGCAAAAACCAAGAGGGCGTTACTTGCTGCTTTTTAAGTGCTCAGGTGTATTTAAAGGGGTTTTATGCATCCTATGGATTTATGGAAGTTGGCGAGGAATACTTAGAAGATGGAATTCCTCACCAAGATATGTCACTTACAGTGAGTTGAAAAACACCAGCGCAATGGCAATTGGACATACAAACTTTATGTACCATGGCCATATTTTCCAAAACACACTGTGTTCAACGTCGCCATAGCCCATTTGTATTTCAGTCAGGAGTTTATGGCGGCTCCACATCCAACCAACAAATATACAACACAGCATGCCAATTAACGGTTGACCGAATTGTGTGGTTAGCGAAATTACAAAACCAAATAACGTACTGAAGTTAAAAACGATGACAAAGCTGATAATGGAGATTAGGCCACCAATAATCCATGTGGCTTGCAGTCTATTCATACCGAAGTTTTCAACCGTATAGCTCACAGGCGCTTCTAGCATGGAAATCGATGACGTGAGGGCTGCAATGCTCATCAACGCAAAGAAGGCCAATGCCACGAGATAGCCGATATCGCCCATGCTATTGAAAAGTGCGGGTAACACTTGGAAAACAAGCGTGTCTTCTGAAAGCAACGCGCCAGTTTCCGAGAAAATTTGCACGCCTTGCTCTTGGGCAACATACATTGCAGGAATGATAAGCAGACCTGCAACAAAAGCAATTAACACATCAATTAAGGTGACGTAAGCACCAAGCGAAACGAGGTTTTCTTGTTTTGAAATATATGAACCATAAATGATCATCACCGACGTACCAAGCGACAGCGAGAAAAACGCTTGCCCTAACGCGCTTACGAGTAGATCTGGATTCAAAATTTGTGAAAAGTCTGGCACCAAATACGCTTTAAGGCCCGCCTCTGCACCATCTTGTGTAAGCACATAAGCGATGAGTGCGGCTAAAATACCAAGGAGTGCCGGCATCAAACGCTTAGACCATTTTTCAATACCGTTTTCAACACCTTTACTGATAATGGCGATAGTCATCATGATAAAGATTGCAGTGAAAATAAGGTCACGACCTAAAGATTGAGTATTTAGCCACGTTGCAGTCGCTGATAATTGTGAAATTTCGGCAATTGGGGAAAGTGTGGCAGACAACATCCAGCCTGCGACAATCGCGTAAAAACTTAAAATCAAGCCTGCACAAATGATACCGCCGAAGCCAACAACAAAAGCGGCTTTAGGTTGATTTGGTGCGATTTTTTTCAAAGATGATACTGCATTGGCTTGTCCATGACGACCAATCACTAGCTCTGCCATTAAAGCAGGATAGGCAAGACAGAATGCAAGGACGAGATACACCAAAACAAACGCAGCACCACCGTTACTCGCTGTTTGCGTTGGGAAGCCCCAAATATTGCCAAGACCAACAGCGGAGCCCGCTGCTGCCATAATAAAACCAAAGCGAGAGCTGAACTCTCCGCGTACACTACTCATATTATTATATTTCTCAAATTCCTAACTGCGCCCACAATCTACTGGAAAAAAACGCAAATAAAAAGGCTTATTTTGTTTGATCTAAAGCAACGCGAGAGGCAAAAAATCGCTGTAAAGCAAGCTTTAACGCTTATTTGACTTAATGTCTAATTTAACTATTTAAAATCATTATGTTAGTGTCCATTGTATGCCTGTACTGCGAATTTTACAGTTTTCGAACAGGCTTCAATGGAAATGAAAAAACAAACTTGGCTCCGAGTAATTCATCGCTTTGTCCTACCGACACATCGCCATGATGCCAATCCGCAACCTTGGCAACGATTGCAAGTCCAAGTCCATAGCTTTGTCCCTCGCGATTTCGATGAGTTTGTTCCCGATAAAACGGCTTAAACACTTGCGCCCAATTTTCTTTCGCAATCCCTTGACCGTCATCTTCAACGGTAATAAAAATTTGGTTATCTTTGATAAACGCGCTCAGCAAAATATGTTCTTTGGCAAAATCACAGGCGTTGCTGATTAAGTTACCTATCGCACGAGCAAGCCAATGCAAATCAGCGACAATGGGAAAGTTTACTGGGCAGCTTACTTTGATTTGTACATGTCGTTCTTTTGCTTTTGGCATGAGTTGGTCGGCCAATGAAGTAAGATAAGGGCGAAGCGCCGTTTCTTCGAAATTTAACGCTTGTGCCTTTTGCTCAAGCGTTGCGAATGAAAGGTAACTTTTTAGCATCGCTTCCATTTGATCTAAATCGTTCTCCATTCGTGTTAGATACGATTGTGCCTCATCTAAACTTTCTGCGTCTTGCGCCGCATCGACACCAAAACGTAAACATGCAACGGGCGTGCGGATGTCATGGGAGAGACTAGACGCCATCAACTTGTTTTCGGCCAGCAGTTTTTCGATTTGGTTTGCCATGCGATTAAAGGTAAGTTCAACATCCTTAATGTACGTAAAATGGTTTACTTCGATACGTGCAGAGAGATCACCGGATGCAAATCGTTTTGCAACGTTGGTCAAGGCCGTGAGTCGCTTAGCAAGTGGTGAGAGGATAAACCACATAAACAGGCAGACACCCGCGTAGAAAAGGAGAGTGAGTGCCATGTCGTCGCGTTCACTGGTGTCTTCTACTTTATCCAAACGAAATTCAAGATAATCAGGTAATAAATCTGGTGTACTTTTCAATAGGTAGAAACCAGCTTGATCTTCAAGGATTAACCCTTCAGGGTCGAGCATTGCCGTTTTGAGTTCTTTAGGTAGCGCGAGAGTAGCACCTTCCTTTAAGCGTATGTCGATATCGAATTCATTTGCTAAGGCGGCTGCTGTTTTCGCGCGAAGAGCACTTGGAAGGGTGGAAACATGCGTGGCGACACCTGCCGCAATTTTACTTTCCCAAGCGAAACGGTCTTCAACTTCTAATGTTGTCTGGCTAAAACTGTCGATAAGCCAGCCCAAAATCACGAGGGACAATATCGCGCTGGCGAGCAAATAAAGATAGAGCTTACGCAATCAACTGCTCCACACCGTTACCATGCACTCGGAACAAACAAATAGCCTTTACCCCAAATGGTTTTAATTTTTTCAGGGTTTTGAGGGTCGTCATTAAACTTTTTGCGCAGTGCAGAAATAAGGACATCAACGCTTCGGTCCAGACCATCGTATTCTCGACCTTTAGTGGCTTTGAACACCGCATCTCGAGAGAGTACTTCACCTGCATTAGAGGCTAAAAACGAAAGGAGTAAGTATTCTGATGTGGAAATATTGATTTCCTCACCTTTTAACAGCACTTTACGAGCCTCGGTATCAATAGTAAGTCCGCCAACGGCAATGGTTTTATTGTTGCTTTTAAGCGGTTCATGTTCAGCCGCTGGACGCATAGACGATTTAATTCGGGCGAGCAAAGCACGAGGTCTTACGGGTTTGATAATGTAATCGCTGGCACCCACTTCGAGGCCGATGACTTCGTCCATTTCTTCGTCTTTAGCAGTCATCATTAAAATTGGTTTGTGATAAAACTGACGCAGTGAACGACACACACTAATACCATCTTGACCTGGCAACATGACATCAAGCAGCACAATATCTGGATTTAGTTTCTTCACTTCTTCGACTGCAAGGTCACCTCTTGGACAACAAAAGGTCTGATAGCCTTGATTGGTGAGATACTCCGCAACCCACTGAGCGAGTGAAGCGTCGTCTTCTACAAGTAAAATCGTGCCGTAGTTTTCCATTAAAAAAGTCTCCATCGACGTTTCTTTTGCCGGTTCGTATAAACCCACTGTACCTGAATTTCTGCAGTTGCGACAGTGTGACCAGACTGCTGATTGATGAGTTCATAGGATTGCGTTTCGGTTTCATTAAATTCAAACCAAATCAGCGTTTTTAATTGATTCTCCCAACACCCAATGAGCTGTTCCGTTTCCGTGTTACGAATACAGTATGAACTTGCTTCTGGAGATTGCCATTGGAACGTCACTTCAGTGTAGCAAGGCCGTCCTTCGCGAAGCGCAACACAGATGTTTGGTTGTACTTCGAAAAGCGGATCGGAAACAGACAACGAAGTATTGTCCGCTTTTGCTTGCGGAAGAATAAACAGGGACAAGACCCAGATTTTTGTCGGGATCCACTTAAAAGACATAACGGATGCCTACCTTGGCTTTATGCTGATAAGGTTGCTCTACAAGCGGACTGTCCCCAATTCCACTTGAAAACCAAGTTGTAAGCCAGCCGCCTAAAAAGACCCAATGTCGACTGAGCGGATACTCTGCATGAAACTCAAATTGCATCGCAAAGGCATTTGATGCTTCAAAGACGGGACGAAATGCTCGGGCTTCTTCTGGCGTGACACCAAAATAGTAATTTGTATACGTTTTAGGGTAGTAACTCAGACCTACGCCACTGCGAAACTCCCAGTTTTTCCATGGTCTAATGTGACTTATAAATGTTGAAACAATTAAACTTTGATGCGCACCCGCAATGTCGTGCAATATTTCAAGGTTAAGTTGAGTGTCTCCATTCGTCCGAGTAAGGCGAAGACCTGCGTCGTAATCGGCTTGGCGTGGAGTGATACCCTCTAATTCTTTAATTAGTGGTCCAGAATAAATTGCACCACCGTATTCATCAAAACCGGACTGTAATTGCACGGCAATAATGTCCAAAGTCCAAGGCTCTGAGTCAAATAGCTTGTAGCCCAATACCGCACCGCCGGTCAGTTGGCTTTGATCAAAATCGAGATAGAAATCGTTGTATGAAAGGGCTAGGTTGACGTTAAATTCGAGACCATTGTTGTCGTTTTTTAAACCAACAAGAAAGGGTGCTTCGTGGTAGTACTCTGCGCCAAACGTCCAGTCCCACAAAAAGCCATCGCTAGAGTCTAAATTATTGTCGGCGTACAAGCGATTGGAAGCTTGGCTTGTAAAAGCCATGAGTAGCAATAAAAGACTAAATAAACGGAGCAAAATGAATAGGCCTATAGGTCGAGCGATTTAACTTGTCCATTGTAAACAATGTCTTGTTTTTGGGTTGTAAAAAAATGTAAGAGGTCGTGTCACTCGGAAAGTGAATAAAGATTTAAGTGGGCGTTTACGCGAGAGAGGTAATTTTAAAGAGGAGAATGGTCTTCTCCTCTTCGATGAAATGAAATTACTTAACGTTGATTTTATCAATAAGTAATTTCGAGAGCTGCTTTTGCATATCCGCAGTTAGCGCACTCACTTCGGTTTCATTACACGCGCCACTTTGTTTTTGAAGTGGTGAAATGACGTCTTTAACGACATACTTTGGCACTTTTACTTGGGTTGAGCTTCGTGATTTTCGGGCTTCTTCTGTATTTTGTGACTCAACGAATTCCATCACTTGTTGCTCGTTTGATACTTGTTGTTCTTTACTAATTTGGAAGCGCAAGGGCTGGGCTTGGTAACTTGCTGAGTCAATGGATGCCTTTGCAAACCACACGACATCCGAGGATTTTTGGTGTGTTAAGCGCATGCTGACAGACGCTAGAATAGATTTACATTCCATCTGCTGTGGTATGGAACTTAATACTTCAAGGCGTTCTGCGTTACCCGAAACTTGCAACTGATATAGGCGGTCTTTTGCAAATTCCAAATCAAGTTGGTGAATTGTGAGCACGTAATGCCCTTGGTTGCCATCAACGATTTTCAACCCTTTGGCTGTTAAGTTTGACACGATAAAGTCCTTTAATGTGTCCGTTAAGCTGACTTTACTTGCACTTAAGCTCACGGTATCGCCACGTGCAATAGGATGAGCTGGCAGTTGTACGGATTTTACGCGCGCACTTTCAACAGGGGTGTTGTAAGCGACTTCGTATACACGCTTAGCCAAAGGCGGCTTTTTTGGAATAGCCATTAATGGAGCCGGCTTTTGAGTCAATTGACAGCCAGAAAGCAAAAGCATCGCTAAAATTAAACTAAACCGAAAGGTCATGCACGTCCGCCTATGAGTTTGAAAAAATGACATTGTACGTGAGAAGTCTGCAAAGTTCATGTTACTATTGTGTCGAATTTTTTACTGTATCCGAACATGAAGTATCTGATTTTTATAACTTTACTATTCTCGACTCCACTTTTCGCAACAACAAAAATAGCGCCTGCGACAAGTTGGAAACAATTTCTGAGCGACTATTCTAAGCAGGTCGAGAGCAAACTTAAAGCAAAATCGGTACCTGGTGCTGCTTTGACAATTGTAAGTGTTAGCAATCAAAATTTAGTGAAAGGGATTGGCGTTACACAAATTAAAAACGGTTCGAAGGTCGATATTCACACTCGTTTTCGTCTTGCATCCGTCTCTAAAACCTTTGCCGGCTCGCTTTCAGCAAAACTTGCGGCGGAAGGAAAATTGAAACTGGATGCTTTAGTATCCGACTATTTGCCGTACTTTCATGGTTCCAATTATCAAACCTTGCGTGTTTACCATTTGCTTAGCCATTCTAGTGGGTTAGTACCTAATGCTTATGACAATTTAATTGAGTCTAGAATGCCTTATGAAGACATTAAGGCACGATTGTTAAATGTCGAGGCTATTTGTGAGCCGGGCAAATGTTATGGCTATCAAAATGTGATGTTTAGCCTTGTTGGTGATGTGATTGCTG
It contains:
- a CDS encoding ATP-binding protein; amino-acid sequence: MRKLYLYLLASAILSLVILGWLIDSFSQTTLEVEDRFAWESKIAAGVATHVSTLPSALRAKTAAALANEFDIDIRLKEGATLALPKELKTAMLDPEGLILEDQAGFYLLKSTPDLLPDYLEFRLDKVEDTSERDDMALTLLFYAGVCLFMWFILSPLAKRLTALTNVAKRFASGDLSARIEVNHFTYIKDVELTFNRMANQIEKLLAENKLMASSLSHDIRTPVACLRFGVDAAQDAESLDEAQSYLTRMENDLDQMEAMLKSYLSFATLEQKAQALNFEETALRPYLTSLADQLMPKAKERHVQIKVSCPVNFPIVADLHWLARAIGNLISNACDFAKEHILLSAFIKDNQIFITVEDDGQGIAKENWAQVFKPFYREQTHRNREGQSYGLGLAIVAKVADWHHGDVSVGQSDELLGAKFVFSFPLKPVRKL
- a CDS encoding response regulator; this encodes MENYGTILLVEDDASLAQWVAEYLTNQGYQTFCCPRGDLAVEEVKKLNPDIVLLDVMLPGQDGISVCRSLRQFYHKPILMMTAKDEEMDEVIGLEVGASDYIIKPVRPRALLARIKSSMRPAAEHEPLKSNNKTIAVGGLTIDTEARKVLLKGEEINISTSEYLLLSFLASNAGEVLSRDAVFKATKGREYDGLDRSVDVLISALRKKFNDDPQNPEKIKTIWGKGYLFVPSAW
- a CDS encoding DUF3019 domain-containing protein, which codes for MSFKWIPTKIWVLSLFILPQAKADNTSLSVSDPLFEVQPNICVALREGRPCYTEVTFQWQSPEASSYCIRNTETEQLIGCWENQLKTLIWFEFNETETQSYELINQQSGHTVATAEIQVQWVYTNRQKKRRWRLF
- a CDS encoding MipA/OmpV family protein, translated to MAFTSQASNRLYADNNLDSSDGFLWDWTFGAEYYHEAPFLVGLKNDNNGLEFNVNLALSYNDFYLDFDQSQLTGGAVLGYKLFDSEPWTLDIIAVQLQSGFDEYGGAIYSGPLIKELEGITPRQADYDAGLRLTRTNGDTQLNLEILHDIAGAHQSLIVSTFISHIRPWKNWEFRSGVGLSYYPKTYTNYYFGVTPEEARAFRPVFEASNAFAMQFEFHAEYPLSRHWVFLGGWLTTWFSSGIGDSPLVEQPYQHKAKVGIRYVF